The Phoenix dactylifera cultivar Barhee BC4 chromosome 17, palm_55x_up_171113_PBpolish2nd_filt_p, whole genome shotgun sequence genome contains a region encoding:
- the LOC103711877 gene encoding tetraspanin-18-like isoform X2, with protein sequence MRPSFGRSCLAFLLKFFSFLQTFVGVSILIYSVWVLNRWNRQGLDLDLEGLPAPWFICAMMGAGVLLCLIAFTGHVAAEVVNGCCLCFFAVLAIVLILLEAALVGALVFDKHWEEDLPYDSTGELKRFCAFIKENMDICKWVAVTVIVIQAFSLLLAMILRAMVAARRVDYDSDEDFVVIRRPLLDPQGGPSYATTSVGSKGIHSDFLSPQMRQKGS encoded by the exons ATGCGTCCCAGCTTTGGCCGGAGCTGTCTCGCTTTCCTCCTCAAGTTCTTTAGCTTCTTGCAGACCTTCGTTGGGGTCTCGATATTGATCTATTCGGTATGGGTGCTGAATCGCTGGAACCGGCAAGGGCTCGATCTCGATCTAGAAGGCCTCCCGGCTCCTTG GTTTATATGCGCTATGATGGGTGCAGGGGTTTTGCTGTGTCTGATTGCTTTCACAGGACATGTCGCTGCTGAAGTTGTCAACGGCTGCTGCCTCTGTTTC TTTGCAGTATTGGCTATCGTACTTATTTTATTAGAAGCAGCTTTAGTGGGTGCTCTGGTATTCGACAAACATTGGGAAGAG GATCTTCCATATGACTCTACCGGAGAACTGAAAAGGTTTTGTGCATTTATAAAAGAGAATATGGATATATGCAAGTGGGTTGCTGTAACTGTGATTGTTATTCAG gcaTTCTCCCTTCTTTTGGCAATGATTTTGCGAGCCATGGTTGCAGCCAGAAGAGTAGACTATGATAGTGATGAAGATTTCGTAGTTATAAGGAGGCCACTTTTAGACCCACAAGGTGGCCCTAGTTATGCTACAACTTCTGTTGGCAGCAAAGGGATTCACTCAGACTTCTTGAGTCCACAAATGAGACAAAAG GGAAGTTAA
- the LOC103711877 gene encoding tetraspanin-18-like isoform X1: MRPSFGRSCLAFLLKFFSFLQTFVGVSILIYSVWVLNRWNRQGLDLDLEGLPAPWFICAMMGAGVLLCLIAFTGHVAAEVVNGCCLCFFAVLAIVLILLEAALVGALVFDKHWEEDLPYDSTGELKRFCAFIKENMDICKWVAVTVIVIQAFSLLLAMILRAMVAARRVDYDSDEDFVVIRRPLLDPQGGPSYATTSVGSKGIHSDFLSPQMRQKSELSYNGVDQKTALSASSNSDNRKQCSIL; encoded by the exons ATGCGTCCCAGCTTTGGCCGGAGCTGTCTCGCTTTCCTCCTCAAGTTCTTTAGCTTCTTGCAGACCTTCGTTGGGGTCTCGATATTGATCTATTCGGTATGGGTGCTGAATCGCTGGAACCGGCAAGGGCTCGATCTCGATCTAGAAGGCCTCCCGGCTCCTTG GTTTATATGCGCTATGATGGGTGCAGGGGTTTTGCTGTGTCTGATTGCTTTCACAGGACATGTCGCTGCTGAAGTTGTCAACGGCTGCTGCCTCTGTTTC TTTGCAGTATTGGCTATCGTACTTATTTTATTAGAAGCAGCTTTAGTGGGTGCTCTGGTATTCGACAAACATTGGGAAGAG GATCTTCCATATGACTCTACCGGAGAACTGAAAAGGTTTTGTGCATTTATAAAAGAGAATATGGATATATGCAAGTGGGTTGCTGTAACTGTGATTGTTATTCAG gcaTTCTCCCTTCTTTTGGCAATGATTTTGCGAGCCATGGTTGCAGCCAGAAGAGTAGACTATGATAGTGATGAAGATTTCGTAGTTATAAGGAGGCCACTTTTAGACCCACAAGGTGGCCCTAGTTATGCTACAACTTCTGTTGGCAGCAAAGGGATTCACTCAGACTTCTTGAGTCCACAAATGAGACAAAAG AGCGAGCTCTCATACAATGGTGTAGATCAGAAGACAGCACTGTCTGCAAGCAGCAACAGTGATAACAGAAAGCAGTGCTCCATCTTGTAA
- the LOC103711875 gene encoding uncharacterized protein LOC103711875 has protein sequence MKMLIQEEMWKETELKQKPPNVVARLMGLDSLPVQPSFLTVKKSFQEDYSHRMAGALRGHRWQQDEYFHNPVRCEIPHEKNEYKDVYEVRQQPSKISHIKDQRPQKGRYDENSYEKRMTLVRQKFIEAKRLATDENLIQTKEFQGALEVLSSNRDVFLKFLEEPNSLFSKHIHKLQIISPPQTKRITILKPSKNSEVKCDKSVEKQLFSAVEESKCDANKHYWTPSFSHAKAHNQSQPTRIVVLKPSPGKLHDVNNTVKFTTSSTEQLGDRDSYEALGTDGVAGSREIAKEITRQMRENLSSNRRDEKTLLSSVLSNGFVGDESSFNRSESDCMDEEGGNLSDSETVTPTSRRSWDRVNSIGSPYSISSVSRKSYSPESSVIREARKRLSERWALVASNVNNQEQRQTKRSSSTLGEMLAIPEVQKEEENSWGFTVSSSRQCDGEQNLKVLSPCLSAGGVKEGCSGEFSSRNLSRSRSVPSSSAYEITELNVGVSDAFISKPIVHNEIAKSKSGRSSFKGKVSSLFFSRNKTQGQEKSIPSPSVGCDDRLQPGSAEVDSKRNGLLLSVNDNQHKQTALFSAHKNSGGAFSLTTVIDVPNQGTFNAKGAHYLEKPMTCGNSRENQDHPSLVSILQAPVVDDVNNKMSQASKSHTAGHLQALSRSPPIESIARSLSFNCSKLGTMLAGPLKPSRLLPRVEEEQERFMLVQKLLSSAGFRDEKSDMIFTRWHSLDSPLNTMLLDKYLDKKEAAAKCRVWRSNQRLLFDCVNAALLDIGRTAILASYPWAGACRGAWEDGPAGDLVTQKVCELVRNWYSGEEKSVPGGPGGVSLMVDRVVKREMAGREWAELMWLEIFEFSKDIGGLVLEELFEEALSDFTCG, from the exons ATGAAGATGCTTATACAAGAGGAGATGTGGAAAGAAACAGAGTTGAAGCAGAAGCCTCCAAATGTTGTTGCTAGACTCATGGGGCTTGATTCCTTGCCAGTGCAGCCATCATTTTTAACTGTTAAAAAAAGCTTCCAAGAGGACTATTCACACCGTATGGCAGGAGCGCTTCGGGGTCATCGGTGGCAACAAGATGAGTATTTTCACAATCCAGTGCGTTGTGAAATTCCCCATGAAAAGAATGAATACAAAGATGTATATGAAGTCAGGCAGCAACCATCAAAGATTAGTCATATTAAGGATCAGCGACCACAGAAAGGAAGATATGATGAGAACTCATATGAAAAGAGAATGACTCTTGTTCGCCAGAAGTTCATTGAAGCAAAGCGTTTAGCCACAGATGAAAACCTCATTCAGACGAAGGAGTTTCAAGGTGCACTCGAGGTTCTGAGTTCAAACAGAGATGTATTCCTCAAATTTCTCGAAGAACCAAATTCCCTGTTTTCAAAGCATATACACAAACTCCAGATCATCTCTCCACCTCAGACAAAGCGCATAACTATACTGAAACCATCAAAAAACAGTGAGGTGAAGTGTGACAAAAGTGTGGAAAAACAACTGTTCTCAGCTGTTGAAGAAAGCAAATGTGATGCAAATAAGCACTATTGGACCCCTAGTTTCTCTCATGCAAAAGCTCATAATCAATCTCAACCAACCAGGATAGTAGTTTTAAAGCCTAGCCCAGGAAAGCTTCACGATGTAAATAATACAGTTAAATTCACAACATCTTCAACAGAACAGCTTGGGGACCGAGATTCTTATGAAGCTTTGGGAACTGATGGAGTCGCAGGGTCAAGAGAAATAGCCAAGGAGATTACTCGTCAGATGCGAGAAAACCTAAGCAGTAACCGAAGGGATGAAAAAACTTTGTTGTCTTCGGTATTATCGAATGGATTTGTTGGAGATGAGAGCTCATTCAATAGGTCTGAAAGTGACTGCATGGATGAAGAGGGTGGTAACTTGAGTGACTCTGAGACTGTCACCCCAACTTCACGGCGCTCTTGGGATCGCGTCAATAGCATTGGCAGTCCTTACTCAATCTCATCTGTAAGTCGAAAATCATATTCACCTGAGTCATCAGTAATCAGGGAAGCCAGAAAACGGCTTTCAGAGAGGTGGGCATTGGTGGCATCAAATGTAAATAAtcaagaacaaagacaaacaaaGAGAAGCTCAAGTACCCTAGGTGAGATGCTTGCCATTCCTGAGGTacagaaagaagaggagaataGTTGGGGGTTTACTGTTTCGAGCAGCAGGCAATGTGACGGAGAACAAAACCTTAAAGTACTATCACCTTGTTTGTCTGCAGGCGGGGTAAAGGAAGGATGTAGTGGGGAGTTCTCCTCTAGGAATTTGTCAAGGTCAAGATCTGTCCCATCTTCTTCAGCTTATGAAATCACTGAGTTGAATGTGGGTGTTTCTGATGCTTTTATTAGCAAACCCATTGTTCATAACGAGATTGCTAAGTCAAAGAGTGGCAGGTCATCTTTCAAAGGGAAAGTTTCCAGTTTGTTCTTCTCTAGAAATAAGACACAAGGTCAGGAGAAATCTATTCCATCTCCTTCGGTGGGTTGTGATGATAGGCTTCAGCCTGGTAGTGCTGAGGTTGATAGTAAAAGAAATGGTCTTTTACTTTCTGTTAATGACAATCAACATAAGCAAACTGCACTGTTTAGTGCACATAAAAATTCTGGCGGGGCTTTCTCTCTGACTACAGTTATTGATGTACCAAATCAAGGCACTTTCAATGCCAAG GGGGCTCATTATCTTGAAAAGCCAATGACATGCGGAAACTCCAGGGAGAACCAGGACCACCCCAGCCTTGTTTCAATTCTACAAGCACCAGTTGTTGATGATGTCAACAATAAAATGTCCCAGGCTTCTAAAAGCCATACTGCTGGACATCTAC AAGCTCTCTCTAGGTCTCCACCGATTGAGTCGATTGCTCGTTCCTTATCATTCAACTGCTCCAAGTTGGGAACAATGTTGGCAGGTCCCCTAAAACCTTCCAGACTTCTGCCCAGggtagaagaagaacaagaacgaTTTATGCTTGTCCAGAAGTTGCTGTCATCTGCTGGCTTTCGTGATGAGAAGTCTGACATGATATTCACCAGATGGCATTCACTTGACAGCCCTTTGAATACAATGCTACTGGACAAATATTTGGATAAGAAAGAAGCAGCAGCTAAGTGCAGGGTGTGGCGGTCAAACCAGAGGCTCCTATTCGATTGTGTCAATGCAGCATTGCTAGATATTGGTCGAACTGCCATATTGGCTTCATATCCATGGGCTGGAGCATGTCGGGGGGCTTGGGAGGATGGTCCAGCTGGTGATTTGGTGACTCAGAAAGTGTGTGAACTTGTGAGAAATTGGTACTCCGGTGAAGAGAAGTCTGTGCCTGGTGGGCCCGGTGGCGTCAGTCTTATGGTAGATAGAGTGGTTAAGAGAGAAATGGCAGGAAGAGAATGGGCAGAATTGATGTGGCTGGAAATTTTTGAGTTCAGCAAGGATATCGGTGGTCTGGTGTTGGAGGAGTTGTTTGAGGAGGCATTGTCAGATTTTACTTGTGGGTGA
- the LOC103711874 gene encoding GDSL esterase/lipase At5g33370-like, with protein sequence MHFMKMNASPALFFSLIAGLVVVGTLPVSSEAARAFFVFGDSLVDNGNNNYLATTARADRPPYGIDYPTGRPTGRFSNGLNVPDIISENLGAEPTLPYLSPELRGEKLLVGANFASAGIGILNDTGIQFANIIRIRRQLSYFEQYQQRLSSLIGSARTQRLVNQALVLITLGGNDFVNNYYLVPYSPRSREFSLPDYVTYLISEYKKILASLYELGARRVLVTGTGPLGCVPAELALRSRNGQCDTELNRASDLFNPQLIQLLNQLNRQFGSDVFVAVNSRKMHMDFISNPQAYGFVTSKVACCGQGPYNGIGLCTSLSSLCPNRNVYSFWDQYHPTEKANRIIVSQFMTGSTEYMNPMNLSTILAMDARS encoded by the exons ATGCATTTCATGAAGATGAATGCCTCTcctgctctcttcttctctctgatTGCTGGCCTAGTAGTTGTTGGAACCCTTCCAGTCTCCTCGGAGGCAGCTCGTGCCTTCTTCGTGTTTGGCGATTCTCTTGTTGATAACGGGAACAACAACTACCTGGCAACCACAGCTCGAGCGGATCGACCCCCTTATGGCATTGACTACCCGACTGGCCGACCAACCGGCCGTTTCTCCAATGGGCTGAACGTCCCTGACATAATAA GTGAAAATCTTGGAGCTGAACCTACGTTGCCATACTTGAGCCCCGAGCTCCGAGGGGAAAAGCTACTTGTGGGTGCCAACTTTGCATCAGCAGGCATCGGTATACTCAACGATACCGGAATCCAATTC GCGAACATAATTAGGATACGGAGGCAATTGAGCTACTTTGAGCAGTACCAGCAGAGGTTGAGCTCCCTCATAGGTTCGGCACGGACGCAGCGTCTTGTAAACCAAGCGCTAGTTCTGATTACCCTGGGCGGCAACGACTTCGTTAACAACTACTATTTGGTGCCTTATTCCCCAAGATCTCGGGAATTCTCCTTGCCTGATTATGTTACCTATCTGATCTCCGAATACAAGAAGATACTTGCA AGCCTGTATGAATTGGGAGCCCGTCGGGTGCTGGTCACTGGGACTGGGCCCCTTGGCTGCGTCCCGGCAGAGCTTGCATTGAGGAGCAGGAACGGCCAATGCGACACTGAGCTTAATCGAGCCTCCGACCTATTCAATCCCCAGCTGATCCAGCTGTTGAATCAGCTCAACCGCCAGTTCGGCTCGGATGTTTTCGTCGCAGTGAATTCCCGCAAGATGCATATGGACTTCATATCCAACCCACAAGCATACG GTTTTGTTACATCAAAGGTGGCATGCTGCGGACAAGGACCTTATAACGGCATCGGACTCTGCACTTCGTTGTCCAGTCTATGCCCGAACAGGAACGTCTATTCCTTCTGGGACCAATACCATCCCACGGAGAAAGCCAACCGGATCATCGTGAGCCAATTCATGACTGGATCAACCGAGTACATGAACCCCATGAACTTGAGCACCATTCTGGCCATGGATGCACGATCCTAG